A part of Kitasatospora kifunensis genomic DNA contains:
- a CDS encoding SDR family NAD(P)-dependent oxidoreductase yields the protein MAAELDGSTALVTGATAGIGQAVALRLAALGATVIVHGRNEQRGAETVKKIAAAGGKARFAAADLSSSEDVLRLAAEAGEVDILINNAGIYRFASTPDTTAEVFDTHMAVNARAPMLLVGALAPGMAKRGRGAIVSVSTGAATTPVRGTGAYGASKAALELLTRVWADEFGAQGVRVNAVAPGPVYTRGTEEMGGEILQAIGRTTVLGRVAEPEEIAEAVAFLASPRASYITGTVLEALGGQLAIG from the coding sequence ATGGCTGCAGAACTGGACGGATCCACCGCTCTTGTCACCGGCGCCACCGCCGGCATCGGCCAGGCCGTTGCCCTTCGCCTGGCAGCGCTGGGGGCCACGGTCATCGTCCACGGACGGAACGAACAGCGGGGGGCCGAGACCGTCAAGAAGATCGCTGCCGCAGGCGGGAAGGCCCGGTTCGCTGCCGCGGATCTGAGTAGCTCCGAAGATGTCCTGCGTCTTGCCGCTGAAGCAGGTGAGGTGGACATTCTGATCAACAATGCCGGTATCTACCGGTTCGCCAGTACGCCGGACACCACCGCGGAGGTGTTCGACACTCATATGGCCGTCAACGCACGCGCGCCGATGCTCCTGGTCGGTGCCCTCGCCCCGGGAATGGCTAAGCGGGGGCGTGGCGCCATCGTGAGTGTGAGCACAGGGGCGGCTACCACGCCGGTGCGGGGCACGGGCGCTTACGGGGCCTCCAAAGCCGCACTCGAACTGCTCACACGGGTATGGGCCGACGAGTTCGGCGCCCAGGGCGTGCGCGTGAACGCCGTGGCCCCGGGCCCTGTCTACACCCGCGGGACGGAGGAGATGGGGGGTGAGATCCTCCAGGCGATCGGGCGAACCACCGTACTGGGGCGGGTCGCAGAGCCTGAGGAGATCGCGGAAGCGGTTGCGTTCCTCGCCTCCCCCCGCGCCAGCTACATCACCGGCACGGTCCTCGAGGCACTCGGCGGGCAGCTCGCGATCGGCTGA
- a CDS encoding Gfo/Idh/MocA family oxidoreductase — protein sequence MTSTSLHREPIRVGVVGLSASGGWAATAHVPALAGLDGYELRALSASSAESARAAGEKYAVPLAYGSAQELARSEEVDLVVVTVKVPHHLELIRPALEAGKMVFSEWPLGADLAQAEELSDLAHRRGVLTAVGLQARSAPPLRYLRDLVADGYVGRVLSTSMLGSGWIGGATYDDTYAYLLDGTSGATLLSIPFGHSVDALTMVLGEFCEVSALIENLRPEVTHVTSGAVAAKTAEDQIAVTGVLESGAVAAMHIRGGTSRATAFHWEINGTDGDLVVKADQAQWWYGGLRLSGARGAERTLAELPVPARYQRSLTQWTGRSTEPACNVAHAYALLRDQITGNLAPDEDGVPDFRHAVRRHRMLERIREAARTGRKVTLAEQGS from the coding sequence ATGACGTCCACTTCCCTTCACCGGGAGCCGATCCGCGTCGGTGTCGTGGGTCTGAGCGCGAGCGGCGGATGGGCGGCCACCGCCCATGTGCCGGCGCTGGCCGGGCTCGATGGATACGAGTTGCGGGCGCTGAGCGCCAGCAGCGCCGAATCCGCGCGTGCGGCCGGCGAGAAGTACGCGGTGCCGCTGGCCTACGGCAGCGCGCAGGAGCTGGCCCGCAGCGAGGAAGTCGATCTCGTGGTGGTGACGGTGAAGGTTCCTCATCACCTGGAACTCATCCGACCCGCGCTGGAAGCGGGAAAGATGGTGTTCAGCGAATGGCCGCTCGGTGCCGACCTCGCGCAGGCCGAGGAACTGTCCGACCTCGCGCACCGCAGGGGTGTGCTCACGGCCGTCGGCCTCCAGGCCAGGTCGGCTCCGCCGCTGCGGTACCTGCGGGACCTGGTCGCCGACGGCTACGTGGGGCGGGTGCTGTCGACCAGCATGCTCGGGTCGGGCTGGATCGGCGGCGCCACCTACGACGACACCTACGCGTACCTGCTGGACGGCACGAGCGGCGCCACACTGCTGTCGATCCCCTTCGGACACTCGGTCGACGCGCTGACCATGGTGCTCGGGGAGTTTTGCGAGGTGTCGGCTCTCATCGAAAACCTGCGCCCGGAGGTCACCCACGTCACGAGCGGGGCGGTCGCGGCCAAGACCGCGGAGGACCAGATCGCCGTCACCGGGGTGCTGGAGTCGGGGGCCGTGGCCGCCATGCACATCCGCGGTGGGACGTCACGCGCCACCGCGTTTCACTGGGAGATCAACGGCACGGACGGCGATCTCGTCGTCAAGGCCGACCAGGCTCAGTGGTGGTACGGGGGGCTGCGGCTCAGCGGAGCCCGGGGAGCGGAGCGCACGTTGGCCGAGCTACCGGTTCCCGCCCGCTATCAGCGCTCGCTGACGCAGTGGACCGGGCGATCCACCGAACCCGCCTGCAACGTCGCCCACGCGTACGCGCTGCTGCGCGACCAGATCACCGGGAACCTTGCGCCGGATGAGGACGGCGTTCCCGACTTCCGGCACGCCGTGCGGCGACACCGCATGCTGGAGCGGATCCGAGAGGCGGCGCGCACGGGCCGGAAGGTCACCCTCGCAGAGCAGGGCTCGTAG
- a CDS encoding LLM class F420-dependent oxidoreductase — MSDTTVPLKQRVGRYGAWSIELRSQDPARRGELDEAAAELEELGYGAIWLGGNSTADHAAPLIGATRRILVGTSVLNIWQQEAATTAAGFAEVASAHPGRYLVGLGVSHGPLVKNYSRPYAAMTGYLDELDEAGVGADSRVLAALGPKMLKLSGERAAGAIPYLVTPEHTAQAREILGEGPLLAPELKVVLETDPTRARALARDALAMYLTLPNYTNNFLRLGFTEADLAEGGSDRLIDALFAWGDEDRIRDRIETFHQAGADHVALQVVTGTHRDKLPREEWRRLASLLG, encoded by the coding sequence ATGAGCGACACCACAGTCCCCCTGAAGCAGCGAGTCGGCCGGTACGGCGCCTGGAGCATCGAACTGCGCTCGCAGGACCCGGCCCGGCGCGGCGAACTGGACGAGGCCGCGGCCGAGCTGGAGGAACTCGGGTACGGCGCCATCTGGCTCGGCGGCAACAGCACCGCCGACCACGCCGCCCCGCTGATCGGGGCGACACGCCGCATCCTCGTCGGCACCAGCGTCCTGAACATCTGGCAGCAGGAGGCCGCCACGACCGCGGCCGGCTTCGCCGAGGTGGCATCGGCGCACCCCGGCCGCTACCTGGTGGGTCTCGGCGTGAGCCACGGCCCGCTGGTGAAGAACTACAGCCGCCCGTACGCGGCGATGACCGGCTACCTCGACGAGCTGGACGAGGCCGGCGTCGGCGCCGACAGCAGGGTGCTGGCCGCGCTGGGCCCGAAGATGCTGAAGCTGTCCGGCGAGCGGGCGGCCGGCGCCATCCCCTACCTGGTCACGCCCGAACACACCGCCCAGGCCCGCGAGATCCTCGGCGAGGGCCCGCTGCTCGCCCCGGAGCTGAAGGTGGTCCTGGAGACCGACCCGACCCGGGCCCGCGCCCTGGCCCGCGACGCCCTCGCCATGTACCTCACGCTGCCGAACTACACCAACAACTTCCTGCGCCTCGGCTTCACCGAGGCCGACCTGGCCGAGGGTGGTAGCGACCGCCTGATCGACGCCCTCTTCGCCTGGGGCGACGAGGACCGCATCCGCGACCGCATCGAGACCTTCCACCAGGCAGGCGCGGACCACGTGGCCCTCCAGGTGGTCACCGGCACCCACAGGGACAAGCTCCCGAGGGAGGAATGGCGCAGGCTCGCTTCGCTCTTGGGATGA
- a CDS encoding peptidase inhibitor family I36 protein, with protein MNRKLVSALIGAAAATATLVGTAGSAYAAAPPTGAEACPSGSVCLYYNSPQYGWGSFEHWSPGAFGDLSQFHFSNWGNGSGYGLTVEENAASIVNNSSGTWNVWRDESGYWVNVPIAPGYAGVLPATVYNHDDALTYAG; from the coding sequence ATGAACCGAAAGCTCGTGAGCGCACTGATCGGTGCCGCGGCCGCGACGGCCACGCTGGTCGGCACGGCCGGCTCCGCCTACGCCGCCGCACCGCCCACCGGCGCCGAGGCCTGCCCGAGCGGCAGCGTCTGCCTCTACTACAACTCGCCGCAGTACGGCTGGGGTTCCTTCGAGCACTGGAGCCCCGGGGCATTCGGCGACCTCAGCCAATTCCATTTCAGCAACTGGGGAAACGGCTCCGGCTACGGATTGACCGTGGAGGAGAACGCCGCCTCCATCGTCAACAACAGCAGCGGGACGTGGAACGTCTGGCGCGACGAAAGCGGGTACTGGGTGAACGTCCCCATTGCCCCGGGCTATGCCGGAGTCCTGCCCGCCACCGTCTACAACCACGATGACGCCCTCACCTACGCGGGCTGA
- a CDS encoding ArsR/SmtB family transcription factor, protein MIRVALTTDDLERLQVANTPDFGYELALGGSQLADRTCDRRLAAWRLEVARSWNPHHNRLFDLYTHLYIPAFFDQIAHAAPAGIDPESPPATAHLRDLARSGALTPFTRALADGHAGSVGTLNGILTDFRTRAVDPYRRRITSAVATASATASVRSTIGGTDDLLNSLHPSIRWDGRELRLNTVVDAEESLEGRPLIFQPTALATRIMFDPLDDSVTVIYPATTGAITPDPDLDAPPRGLVSLLGATRAAALVTVVRTPALTTGRLAATLGVSAAAASRHATVLRESGLIATVRNGQTVHHAPTRLGTDLVHGSTTDNQPT, encoded by the coding sequence TTGATACGGGTCGCTCTGACGACGGATGACCTCGAGCGGTTACAGGTCGCCAACACACCGGACTTCGGATACGAGCTCGCGCTCGGCGGTTCTCAACTGGCCGACCGGACCTGCGACCGGAGACTGGCGGCCTGGCGCCTGGAGGTCGCCCGCAGCTGGAACCCCCACCACAACAGGCTGTTCGACCTCTACACGCACCTCTACATCCCGGCCTTCTTCGACCAGATCGCCCATGCGGCACCGGCAGGGATCGACCCCGAGTCCCCGCCGGCTACCGCTCATCTGCGGGACCTGGCCCGATCCGGCGCCTTGACTCCGTTCACCCGCGCGCTCGCCGACGGACACGCCGGCTCAGTGGGCACGCTGAACGGCATACTCACCGACTTCCGCACCAGGGCCGTGGACCCCTACCGCCGCAGGATCACCTCGGCCGTCGCCACCGCATCGGCCACGGCGAGCGTCCGTTCCACCATCGGCGGCACCGACGACCTGCTGAACTCCTTGCATCCATCGATCCGTTGGGACGGCCGGGAGCTGCGCCTGAACACCGTCGTCGACGCCGAAGAGTCCCTCGAAGGGCGGCCCTTGATCTTCCAGCCCACGGCGCTGGCCACCCGCATCATGTTCGACCCACTGGACGACTCGGTGACCGTCATCTACCCCGCGACCACCGGCGCCATCACACCCGACCCCGACCTCGACGCCCCGCCGCGGGGCCTGGTGTCGCTGCTCGGGGCCACCAGGGCAGCGGCACTGGTCACCGTGGTCAGGACACCCGCCCTGACCACCGGACGCCTCGCGGCGACCCTCGGCGTATCCGCCGCGGCCGCCTCCCGACACGCCACCGTCCTACGCGAGTCCGGCCTCATCGCCACCGTCCGCAACGGCCAGACCGTCCACCACGCCCCGACTCGACTCGGCACGGACCTGGTGCACGGATCAACCACCGACAACCAACCAACCTGA
- a CDS encoding VC0807 family protein, whose translation MTSHQTTHSAPAKVNRTAGPNAGHFTRAGKIGLAYDIGLSPATFYGCQAAGYSLTASLLAATAVAGARLLWNVVRSRRLDAVTGLMLGTYALGLAIALLAHDERLLLVRDPATSALAGLVFLVSCATRTPAMAYLARRLPARLPDTPEVHRARRLLTAVWGAALLAEAALRLVLVFTLPISVVNGLSTVVEVVVVTALVMWTRHYRQRMRTASEAAALTGPATPAEAAAAAAAAAAAAAEAYDRWGNQ comes from the coding sequence ATGACCTCTCACCAGACCACGCACTCGGCTCCGGCGAAGGTGAACCGGACGGCCGGCCCCAACGCAGGCCACTTCACGCGGGCCGGGAAGATCGGCCTCGCCTACGACATCGGGCTGTCGCCCGCCACCTTCTACGGCTGCCAGGCGGCCGGCTACTCACTGACCGCCTCGCTGCTGGCCGCCACCGCCGTGGCCGGCGCCCGGCTGCTCTGGAACGTGGTCCGCAGCCGGCGCCTGGACGCGGTGACCGGGCTGATGCTCGGCACGTACGCGCTGGGGCTGGCCATCGCGCTCCTGGCACACGACGAGCGGCTGCTGCTGGTCCGCGACCCGGCCACCAGTGCACTGGCCGGCCTGGTGTTCCTGGTCAGTTGCGCCACCCGGACCCCGGCCATGGCCTACCTGGCCCGGCGGCTGCCCGCCAGGCTCCCGGACACCCCGGAGGTCCACCGCGCCCGGCGACTGCTGACCGCAGTCTGGGGAGCCGCGCTGCTGGCCGAGGCGGCGCTGCGGCTGGTGCTGGTGTTCACGTTGCCGATCTCGGTGGTGAACGGCCTCTCGACGGTCGTCGAGGTCGTGGTGGTGACGGCGCTGGTGATGTGGACGCGGCACTACCGGCAGCGGATGCGGACCGCGTCCGAGGCCGCCGCCCTCACCGGTCCCGCCACCCCCGCCGAAGCTGCCGCAGCCGCAGCCGCAGCCGCAGCCGCAGCCGCCGAAGCGTACGACCGCTGGGGGAACCAGTGA
- a CDS encoding GNAT family N-acetyltransferase, with protein sequence MISIRSATRADVPELSGVLARAFHDDPPFLWCLPDPDGRPRRLRRIFTTILSREVLRHGAVQVAGQDDRIIGGALWVPPHRQQASTLRQLTAVPGFLRGFGRRIGYGSELAAACAKAHPAEPHWYLYVLGVAPALQGEGVGAALLRSGLARCDQERLPAYLESSKLGNVPLYQHFGFQPTGTIDLPAGAPEITTMWRPSA encoded by the coding sequence GTGATCAGCATCAGGTCGGCAACCCGCGCCGACGTCCCCGAACTGTCCGGCGTCCTGGCCCGCGCCTTCCACGACGACCCCCCGTTCCTGTGGTGCCTGCCCGATCCGGACGGCAGGCCGCGGCGTCTGCGGCGCATCTTCACCACCATCCTCAGCCGTGAGGTGCTGCGCCACGGCGCCGTCCAAGTCGCCGGCCAGGACGACCGGATCATCGGCGGCGCACTGTGGGTGCCGCCGCACCGCCAACAGGCCTCCACCCTTCGCCAGTTGACCGCGGTGCCAGGCTTCCTGCGCGGCTTCGGCCGGCGGATCGGTTACGGTTCCGAGCTCGCGGCCGCTTGCGCCAAGGCGCATCCCGCCGAGCCGCACTGGTACCTCTACGTCCTGGGTGTGGCCCCGGCCCTGCAAGGCGAAGGCGTCGGGGCCGCGCTGCTCCGCTCCGGCCTGGCCCGCTGCGACCAGGAGCGGCTGCCCGCCTACCTGGAGTCCAGCAAACTCGGCAACGTCCCGCTCTACCAGCACTTCGGCTTCCAGCCCACCGGCACCATCGACCTGCCAGCGGGCGCCCCCGAGATCACCACGATGTGGCGGCCGTCCGCCTGA
- a CDS encoding CAP domain-containing protein — protein MTPYATDVNTAARLWDGEGPASPQEPNSSARRPSGGAHRRDGNGRHRARRALPGSRPLLAAVALAATATTVIVGGKALSTGPQNGQALSAPEPPAGADALADTASGTPGVPATTAPAAAPAAQTTTGPTRLPGASSSTTPVTPPTAGAPSSTATPASPPSTAAPKAPAIPSTAPFSAPSPTGVGAAAAPAPSPTSAPASTFTPTAAGTAAAPAPSSTTSSDAPGTDLDAAAGQVLAVINQARAAQGVAPLQMLAGLRTSADAHNHTMAGGCGLEHQCPGEPAFGARENAAGVQWTAAGENIGDGGPVADTTAAIADMAVGLTNSMLAEQPPNDGHRRNILNPAFNHIGIELFRDSSGTVWMTQDFAN, from the coding sequence ATGACCCCGTACGCCACCGACGTCAACACGGCTGCACGGCTCTGGGACGGTGAAGGACCGGCGAGCCCGCAGGAGCCGAACTCGTCGGCCCGCCGTCCCAGCGGTGGAGCCCATCGCCGGGACGGTAACGGCCGGCACCGGGCCAGGCGGGCGCTGCCCGGCAGCAGGCCCCTGCTCGCCGCAGTCGCGCTCGCGGCAACGGCGACGACGGTGATAGTCGGCGGCAAGGCCCTGTCGACCGGCCCGCAGAACGGCCAAGCGCTCTCGGCGCCGGAACCGCCGGCCGGGGCCGACGCCCTGGCCGACACCGCGTCCGGCACGCCAGGCGTGCCCGCGACCACGGCCCCGGCCGCAGCACCGGCCGCGCAGACCACCACCGGACCCACCCGGCTGCCGGGCGCGTCCAGCAGCACCACGCCGGTGACGCCTCCCACCGCCGGAGCACCGTCGAGCACCGCCACGCCCGCCAGCCCGCCCAGCACCGCTGCCCCGAAGGCCCCGGCGATCCCCAGCACCGCCCCCTTCTCCGCGCCGAGCCCAACCGGCGTCGGCGCTGCCGCGGCCCCCGCGCCGAGCCCCACCTCCGCCCCCGCCTCCACCTTCACCCCCACCGCCGCCGGGACTGCCGCCGCCCCCGCGCCGAGCTCCACCACCTCGAGCGACGCCCCCGGCACCGACCTGGACGCGGCGGCCGGCCAGGTGCTGGCCGTCATCAACCAGGCACGCGCCGCCCAGGGCGTCGCGCCACTGCAGATGCTCGCCGGCCTGCGGACCAGCGCGGACGCCCACAACCACACCATGGCCGGGGGCTGCGGGCTGGAGCACCAGTGCCCGGGGGAGCCCGCCTTCGGCGCCCGGGAGAACGCCGCCGGTGTCCAATGGACGGCAGCCGGCGAGAACATCGGCGATGGTGGCCCGGTCGCCGACACCACGGCCGCGATAGCCGACATGGCCGTCGGGCTCACCAACAGCATGCTCGCCGAGCAGCCGCCGAACGACGGCCACCGTCGCAACATCCTCAACCCGGCGTTCAACCACATCGGCATCGAACTGTTCCGGGACTCCTCGGGAACGGTGTGGATGACCCAGGACTTCGCCAACTGA
- a CDS encoding class I SAM-dependent methyltransferase: MTDTSGADYAVSVEFYDLLQAEARRDQATRRFTEAARRARHGVLDIGAGTGIVTEVLLDACAVPIHVVEPTPAMRAALLTRLAALGADRRARVTLHSAPVEAAGLEGVADLAVASNVIACLDPATRRAVWQAVARALLPGGLLLFDLPPAQLPTSRETVGRLGPVRVGPDIYTAEVTREPDRGIVRVVFTYCVLRDGQVVRRATEAFSMWPAGARQLGAELEAQGLYVVRAPSVGLMAARRRWRAFGS, from the coding sequence GTGACTGACACGTCCGGCGCCGACTACGCGGTCTCCGTGGAGTTCTACGATCTGCTGCAGGCCGAGGCCCGCCGTGACCAGGCGACGCGGCGCTTCACCGAGGCCGCCCGCCGCGCGCGGCACGGGGTCCTGGACATCGGTGCGGGCACCGGCATCGTCACCGAGGTCCTGCTCGACGCCTGTGCGGTGCCGATCCATGTCGTCGAACCGACGCCCGCGATGCGCGCGGCACTGTTGACGCGCCTGGCCGCTCTGGGCGCCGACCGACGCGCCCGCGTCACCCTCCACTCCGCACCCGTCGAGGCGGCGGGCCTGGAGGGGGTGGCGGACCTGGCCGTCGCCTCCAACGTCATCGCCTGCCTCGACCCCGCCACCCGCCGCGCCGTCTGGCAGGCCGTCGCCCGTGCACTCCTGCCCGGCGGGCTGCTGCTCTTCGACCTGCCGCCCGCGCAACTGCCGACCAGCCGCGAGACGGTGGGACGACTCGGCCCGGTACGGGTCGGTCCCGACATCTACACCGCGGAGGTCACCCGCGAGCCCGACCGCGGGATCGTGCGCGTCGTCTTCACCTACTGCGTCCTGCGGGACGGGCAGGTGGTGCGCCGGGCCACGGAGGCGTTCAGCATGTGGCCGGCCGGCGCCCGGCAGCTCGGCGCGGAACTCGAGGCGCAGGGCCTGTACGTCGTGCGGGCCCCCAGCGTCGGCCTGATGGCCGCCCGGCGGAGGTGGCGCGCCTTCGGCTCGTAG
- a CDS encoding CBS domain-containing protein: protein MTTAKDIMHPGAHWITKSDTLQHAAKLMRELDVGALPVGDESNRERLSGIITDRDIVLKCVAQGLDPSECRAADIIEGTPRWIDADADIQDVLHEMESHRIRRLPVIENKRMVGMISEADLARNLPDDQVAEFAGHIYASAGSRR, encoded by the coding sequence ATGACGACGGCCAAAGACATCATGCACCCCGGTGCCCACTGGATTACCAAGAGTGACACCCTCCAGCACGCGGCGAAGCTGATGCGCGAGCTGGACGTGGGCGCGCTGCCCGTCGGCGACGAGTCCAACAGAGAACGGCTGAGCGGAATCATCACCGACCGCGACATCGTCCTCAAGTGCGTCGCCCAAGGCCTCGACCCCAGCGAGTGCAGGGCCGCGGACATCATCGAGGGCACCCCGCGATGGATCGACGCCGACGCCGACATCCAGGACGTGCTCCACGAGATGGAGAGCCATCGCATCCGCCGGCTCCCGGTGATCGAGAACAAGCGGATGGTCGGGATGATCAGCGAGGCCGATCTCGCCCGGAACCTGCCGGACGATCAGGTCGCCGAATTCGCCGGTCACATCTACGCGTCGGCAGGCTCGCGCCGCTGA
- a CDS encoding flavodoxin family protein encodes MKAIIVCASVSHGNTRRIADVMGQVLQAPVVDPEQIGTAELSAYDLVGFGSGIFSGKFHPRLRRFVRSLPQGERPQGERHSAFVFATSGLPEPGFRPFSRPLVRLLEQKGFEVSDTFSCRGFDTWLPFKLVGGINKARPDADDLAAALTFAQGLRARIGAAS; translated from the coding sequence ATGAAGGCCATCATCGTTTGCGCCTCCGTGTCCCACGGCAACACCAGGAGGATCGCCGACGTCATGGGACAGGTCCTGCAGGCCCCGGTCGTCGACCCCGAACAGATCGGCACGGCCGAACTCTCCGCCTACGACCTCGTGGGATTCGGCTCGGGCATCTTCTCGGGGAAGTTCCATCCACGGCTGCGCCGGTTCGTCCGGTCGCTCCCGCAGGGGGAACGGCCGCAAGGGGAACGGCACAGCGCGTTCGTCTTCGCCACCAGCGGACTGCCCGAGCCAGGGTTCCGGCCCTTCTCCCGTCCCCTGGTGCGGCTTCTCGAGCAGAAGGGCTTCGAGGTGAGCGACACCTTCTCGTGCCGCGGCTTCGACACCTGGCTCCCGTTCAAGCTCGTGGGCGGCATCAACAAAGCACGCCCCGATGCCGACGACCTGGCCGCGGCACTCACCTTCGCCCAAGGGCTGCGCGCTCGGATCGGTGCGGCGTCCTGA